The Populus alba chromosome 6, ASM523922v2, whole genome shotgun sequence genome contains a region encoding:
- the LOC118050314 gene encoding potassium channel AKT1 isoform X1 — translation MVMTKKKRVLFCGEEGGLDNGSFYGSAGGSEEGNGIHEKEFEQLSRDDASRFSLTDEILPSLGATARSNRRVLLRRFIVSPFDHRYRFWVTFLVFLVFYTAWVSPFEFGYLSKPSGGLAIADNVVNGFFAIDIILTFFVAYLDKNSYLLVDDRKKIAWRYARTWLVLDVISTIPSELVREMLPHKFESYGYFSMLRLWRLRRVSLFFSRLEKDRKYNYFAVRFSKLICVTLFVVHVAGCLFYRIAAYYKDPSKTWIGSVWEDFHTESLWVRYVKALYWSITTLTTTGYGDLHAVNHDEMVFVMFYMMFDLGLTSYLIGNMTNLVVHATSRTRQFRDTIQAVSSFAQRNHLPVRLQEQMLAHLCLKFRTDSEGLHQQETIESLPKAIRSSISNYLFYSLVDRVYLFRGVSNDLLFQLVTEMKAEYFPPREDVILQNEAPTDLYILVTGAVELIMRRNGIEQVVGEAVTGDVVGAIGLLCYRPQLFTVRTKRLSQLLRLNRTAFLNIVQSNVGDGTIIMNNLLQHLKESNFPEMEGILTDTEHMLTQGRMDLPLTLCFAAMRGDDLLLRQLLKQGSDPNELDDNGRTALHIAASNGNEHCVVLLLEYGADPNIKDSEGNVPVWEALQGNHKNVIKLLSENGAAITSGDVGQFALTAVEQNNIDLLEEIAKYGGDVTLPATCGTTALHTAISAGNTEMVKFILDQGADVDKPDLHGWTPRALADHQGQEEIQGLFENWVTENKKTVPTIPKHLSVPYGGKSIAKYNSEPTIAPFSPSLHHDVAPPRRRRAANFQNSLVGMMSVASTGENGMISSPTRFTGFPSSNYPARVTLSCPDKGEVGGKLVVLPKSFQELLDIGARKYGCIATKILTREGAEIEDIELVRDGDHLVLVPGTES, via the exons ATTTTGGGTTACTTTCTTGGTATTTCTAGTTTTCTACACAGCATGGGTGTCTCCATTTGAATTTGGTTACCTTAGCAAACCCAGTGGGGGTTTAGCCATAGCAGATAATGTTGTCAATGGATTTTTTGccattgatattattttgaccTTCTTTGTTGCATACCTTGACAAAAATTCTTATCTATTAGTTGATGACCGAAAAAAGATTGCTTGGAGGTATGCAAGAACCTGGTTGGTTCTTGATGTTATCTCTACAATCCCATCTGAACTTGTCAGGGAAATGCTGCCTCATAAATTCGAGTCATATGGGTACTTCAGTATGCTTCGCCTCTGGCGTCTCCGGCGAGTTAGTCTCTTTTTCTCGAG ATTGGAAAAGGATAGGAAGTACAACTACTTTGCAGTTCGATTCTCGAAGCTCATATGT GTTACTCTATTTGTGGTTCACGTGGCCGGTTGCTTGTTCTATCGTATAGCTGCATATTACAAGGATCCAAGTAAAACATGGATTGGGTCCGTTTGGGAAGATTTTCATACCGAGAGCTTGTGGGTTCGTTATGTCAAAGCCCTGTACTGGTCTATAACCACGCTCACTACCACTGGATATGGTGATTTGCATGCTGTTAATCACGATGAGATGGTATTCGTCATGTTCTACATGATGTTTGATCTTGGACTGACATCATATTTGATCGGAAACATGACCAATTTGGTTGTCCATGCGACCTCTCGAACCAGGCAATTT AGAGATACTATCCAAGCTGTCTCAAGTTTTGCACAAAGGAACCACCTTCCCGTTCGGTTACAAGAACAAATGCTTGCTCATTTGTGTCTGAAGTTCAGAACGGATTCGGAGGGATTGCATCAACAAGAGACCATTGAGTCTCTTCCTAAGGCAATTCGATCAAGCATTTCTAACTATCTCTTTTATTCACTTGTGGATAGAGTGTACTTGTTTCGTGGGGTATCAAATGACTTGCTCTTTCAATTG GTCACAGAGATGAAAGCTGAATACTTTCCACCCAGAGAAGATGTAATTTTGCAAAATGAAGCACCGACAGATTTGTATATATTGGTTACTGGTGCTGTG GAACTTATCATGCGGAGGAATGGAATAGAGCAG GTTGTTGGTGAGGCGGTGACTGGAGATGTTGTTGGTGCGATTGGTCTGCTTTGTTACAGACCACAGTTATTCACAGTTCGAACCAAACGGTTGAGTCAGCTCCTACGTTTGAACCGAACtgcctttttaaatattgtccaaTCAAATGTTGGAGATGGGACAATAATCATGAACAACCTTCTTCAG CATTTGAAAGAGTCGAATTTTCCAGAGATGGAAGGAATTCTGACGGACACGGAGCACATGCTGACTCAGGGAAGAATGGATTTGCCTCTTACATTGTGCTTTGCTGCAATGAGGGGTGACGATCTATTGTTGCGTCAGTTGCTGAAACAGGGTTCGGATCCGAATGAATTGGATGACAATGGACGAACAGCACTG CATATTGCGGCTTCAAATGGGAATGAGCACTGTGTAGTCCTACTTCTAGAGTACGGAGCAGATCCTAACATCAAAG ATTCAGAAGGCAATGTTCCTGTGTGGGAAGCACTGCAAGGGAATcataaaaatgtaattaaacTTCTCTCAGAAAATGGTGCAGCAATAACTTCTGGTGATGTGGGCCAATTTGCACTTACAGCTGTCGAGCAAAATAACATAGATTTGCTCGAGGAAATTGCCAAGTATGGTGGAGATGTAACACTGCCCGCAACCTGTGGGACCACTGCACTTCATACTGCAATCTCCGCAGGAAACACCGAAATGGTTAAGTTCATCTTAGACCAAGGAGCTGATGTTGATAAGCCAGATCTCCATGGATGGACACCAAGGGCTTTGGCTGATCATCAGGGCCAAGAGGAAATTCAaggtttgtttgaaaattggGTGACGGAAAATAAGAAAACAGTTCCCACAATTCCAAAGCATCTATCGGTTCCATATGGTGGGAAGTCCATTGCAAAGTATAATAGTGAACCTACAATAGCTCCATTTTCTCCATCTTTGCATCATGATGTGGCGCCACCTCGAAGGAGAAGAGCAGCCAATTTCCAAAACTCGCTTGTTGGGATGATGTCAGTTGCTAGTACTG GTGAGAATGGCATGATTTCATCTCCAACCCGTTTTACAGGTTTCCCAAGCTCGAACTATCCTGCCAGAGTGACTCTAAGTTGTCCCGATAAGGGTGAAGTTGGTGGAAAACTTGTTGTATTACCAAAATCATTCCAAGAACTACTTGATATTGGTGCTAGAAAATATGGATGCATTGCCACCAAGATTCTAACCAGAGAAGGTGCTGAAATTGAAGACATAGAACTCGTAAGAGATGGAGATCATCTTGTTCTTGTTCCCGGCACTGAAAGCTAA
- the LOC118050314 gene encoding potassium channel AKT6 isoform X2, which yields MVMTKKKRVLFCGEEGGLDNGSFYGSAGGSEEGNGIHEKEFEQLSRDDASRFSLTDEILPSLGATARSNRRVLLRRFIVSPFDHRYRFWVTFLVFLVFYTAWVSPFEFGYLSKPSGGLAIADNVVNGFFAIDIILTFFVAYLDKNSYLLVDDRKKIAWRYARTWLVLDVISTIPSELVREMLPHKFESYGYFSMLRLWRLRRVSLFFSRLEKDRKYNYFAVRFSKLICVTLFVVHVAGCLFYRIAAYYKDPSKTWIGSVWEDFHTESLWVRYVKALYWSITTLTTTGYGDLHAVNHDEMVFVMFYMMFDLGLTSYLIGNMTNLVVHATSRTRQFRDTIQAVSSFAQRNHLPVRLQEQMLAHLCLKFRTDSEGLHQQETIESLPKAIRSSISNYLFYSLVDRVYLFRGVSNDLLFQLVTEMKAEYFPPREDVILQNEAPTDLYILVTGAVELIMRRNGIEQVVGEAVTGDVVGAIGLLCYRPQLFTVRTKRLSQLLRLNRTAFLNIVQSNVGDGTIIMNNLLQHLKESNFPEMEGILTDTEHMLTQGRMDLPLTLCFAAMRGDDLLLRQLLKQGSDPNELDDNGRTALHIAASNGNEHCVVLLLEYGADPNIKDSEGNVPVWEALQGNHKNVIKLLSENGAAITSGDVGQFALTAVEQNNIDLLEEIAKYGGDVTLPATCGTTALHTAISAGNTEMVKFILDQGADVDKPDLHGWTPRALADHQGQEEIQGLFENWVTENKKTVPTIPKHLSVPYGGKSIAKYNSEPTIAPFSPSLHHDVAPPRRRRAANFQNSLVGMMSVASTGFPSSNYPARVTLSCPDKGEVGGKLVVLPKSFQELLDIGARKYGCIATKILTREGAEIEDIELVRDGDHLVLVPGTES from the exons ATTTTGGGTTACTTTCTTGGTATTTCTAGTTTTCTACACAGCATGGGTGTCTCCATTTGAATTTGGTTACCTTAGCAAACCCAGTGGGGGTTTAGCCATAGCAGATAATGTTGTCAATGGATTTTTTGccattgatattattttgaccTTCTTTGTTGCATACCTTGACAAAAATTCTTATCTATTAGTTGATGACCGAAAAAAGATTGCTTGGAGGTATGCAAGAACCTGGTTGGTTCTTGATGTTATCTCTACAATCCCATCTGAACTTGTCAGGGAAATGCTGCCTCATAAATTCGAGTCATATGGGTACTTCAGTATGCTTCGCCTCTGGCGTCTCCGGCGAGTTAGTCTCTTTTTCTCGAG ATTGGAAAAGGATAGGAAGTACAACTACTTTGCAGTTCGATTCTCGAAGCTCATATGT GTTACTCTATTTGTGGTTCACGTGGCCGGTTGCTTGTTCTATCGTATAGCTGCATATTACAAGGATCCAAGTAAAACATGGATTGGGTCCGTTTGGGAAGATTTTCATACCGAGAGCTTGTGGGTTCGTTATGTCAAAGCCCTGTACTGGTCTATAACCACGCTCACTACCACTGGATATGGTGATTTGCATGCTGTTAATCACGATGAGATGGTATTCGTCATGTTCTACATGATGTTTGATCTTGGACTGACATCATATTTGATCGGAAACATGACCAATTTGGTTGTCCATGCGACCTCTCGAACCAGGCAATTT AGAGATACTATCCAAGCTGTCTCAAGTTTTGCACAAAGGAACCACCTTCCCGTTCGGTTACAAGAACAAATGCTTGCTCATTTGTGTCTGAAGTTCAGAACGGATTCGGAGGGATTGCATCAACAAGAGACCATTGAGTCTCTTCCTAAGGCAATTCGATCAAGCATTTCTAACTATCTCTTTTATTCACTTGTGGATAGAGTGTACTTGTTTCGTGGGGTATCAAATGACTTGCTCTTTCAATTG GTCACAGAGATGAAAGCTGAATACTTTCCACCCAGAGAAGATGTAATTTTGCAAAATGAAGCACCGACAGATTTGTATATATTGGTTACTGGTGCTGTG GAACTTATCATGCGGAGGAATGGAATAGAGCAG GTTGTTGGTGAGGCGGTGACTGGAGATGTTGTTGGTGCGATTGGTCTGCTTTGTTACAGACCACAGTTATTCACAGTTCGAACCAAACGGTTGAGTCAGCTCCTACGTTTGAACCGAACtgcctttttaaatattgtccaaTCAAATGTTGGAGATGGGACAATAATCATGAACAACCTTCTTCAG CATTTGAAAGAGTCGAATTTTCCAGAGATGGAAGGAATTCTGACGGACACGGAGCACATGCTGACTCAGGGAAGAATGGATTTGCCTCTTACATTGTGCTTTGCTGCAATGAGGGGTGACGATCTATTGTTGCGTCAGTTGCTGAAACAGGGTTCGGATCCGAATGAATTGGATGACAATGGACGAACAGCACTG CATATTGCGGCTTCAAATGGGAATGAGCACTGTGTAGTCCTACTTCTAGAGTACGGAGCAGATCCTAACATCAAAG ATTCAGAAGGCAATGTTCCTGTGTGGGAAGCACTGCAAGGGAATcataaaaatgtaattaaacTTCTCTCAGAAAATGGTGCAGCAATAACTTCTGGTGATGTGGGCCAATTTGCACTTACAGCTGTCGAGCAAAATAACATAGATTTGCTCGAGGAAATTGCCAAGTATGGTGGAGATGTAACACTGCCCGCAACCTGTGGGACCACTGCACTTCATACTGCAATCTCCGCAGGAAACACCGAAATGGTTAAGTTCATCTTAGACCAAGGAGCTGATGTTGATAAGCCAGATCTCCATGGATGGACACCAAGGGCTTTGGCTGATCATCAGGGCCAAGAGGAAATTCAaggtttgtttgaaaattggGTGACGGAAAATAAGAAAACAGTTCCCACAATTCCAAAGCATCTATCGGTTCCATATGGTGGGAAGTCCATTGCAAAGTATAATAGTGAACCTACAATAGCTCCATTTTCTCCATCTTTGCATCATGATGTGGCGCCACCTCGAAGGAGAAGAGCAGCCAATTTCCAAAACTCGCTTGTTGGGATGATGTCAGTTGCTAGTACTG GTTTCCCAAGCTCGAACTATCCTGCCAGAGTGACTCTAAGTTGTCCCGATAAGGGTGAAGTTGGTGGAAAACTTGTTGTATTACCAAAATCATTCCAAGAACTACTTGATATTGGTGCTAGAAAATATGGATGCATTGCCACCAAGATTCTAACCAGAGAAGGTGCTGAAATTGAAGACATAGAACTCGTAAGAGATGGAGATCATCTTGTTCTTGTTCCCGGCACTGAAAGCTAA